From a region of the Cucumis sativus cultivar 9930 chromosome 6, Cucumber_9930_V3, whole genome shotgun sequence genome:
- the LOC101211639 gene encoding vesicle-associated protein 4-2: MMAVEDQKSTSDGKVWGFLKQTFKHSTGGATTSSRTSHQTHPPVEGTNPHTSASVSSVARSLLPTRRRLKLDPSNKLFFPYEPGKQVRSAIGIKNTSKSYVAFKFQTTAPKSCFMRPPGAILAPGESIIATVFKFVEVPESNEKPVDQKNNRVKFKIMSLKVKGQMDYVPELFDEQKDQVSIEQILRVVFLDPERPNAALEKLKRQLAEADAALEARKKPPEESGPKIIGEGLVIDEWKERRERYLAKQQVEGVDSV, from the exons ATGATGGCTGTTGAAGACCAAAAGTCAACGTCCGATGGAAAGGTCTGGGGTTTTTTGAAGCAAACGTTTAAGCATTCCACTGGCGGTGCTACTACTTCCTCTCGTACTTCTCATCAAACTCATCCGCCTGTCGAGGGGACCAATCCTCATACCTCCGCTTCTGTCTCCTCTGTTGCTAGGTCGCTGCTTCCGACGCGGCGCCGGCTCAAGCTTGATCCATCGAATAAGCTTTTCTTTcctt ATGAGCCTGGTAAGCAGGTTAGGAGTGCCATTGGAATAAAAAACACGAGCAAATCTTATGTTGCATTCAAG TTCCAAACAACTGCACCAAAAAGCTGCTTCATGCGTCCTCCTGGTGCAATTCTTGCCCCTGGAGAGAGCATCATAGCCACTG TTTTCAAGTTTGTTGAGGTTCCCGAAAGCAACGAGAAACCTGTGGATCAAAAGAACAACAGggttaagtttaaaattatgagCTTGAAGGTGAAAGGACAAATGGATTATGTGCCTGAACTG TTTGATGAGCAGAAGGACCAAGTGTCTATAGAACAGATATTGCGGGTTGTTTTCCTGGATCCAGAACGTCCCAATGCA gctttagaaaaattgaagcGCCAATTAGCGGAAGCCGATGCTGCACTTGAGGCACGCAAGAAACCACCGGAGGAATCGGGCCCAAAAATAATTGGAGAAGGGCTGGTGATAGACGAATGG AAAGAACGGAGGGAAAGATATCTGGCAAAACAGCAAGTTGAAGGGGTAGATTCTGTATAG
- the LOC116404359 gene encoding lysM domain-containing protein ARB_00327-like, protein MAKATISIAIFLLASSLLIFNISVKGEVVVEEASLELQCNKAYGVKSGDTCFAIAQAFKLTTDHFDFINPNLNCSALFVSQWLCVNAFLT, encoded by the exons ATGGCCAAGGCTACCATCTCAATTGCCATTTTCCTATTGGCTTCCtctcttctcattttcaatatttctgTAAAAG GTGAGGTTGTTGTGGAAGAAGCAAGCTTGGAGTTACAATGCAACAAAGCTTATGGAGTAAAGAGTGGAGACACATGCTTTGCTATTGCTCAGGCATTCAAGCTCACCACAGACCACTTCGATTTTATCAATCCAAACCTCAATTGCTCTGCCCTCTTTGTTAGCCAGTGGCTCTGTGTCAATGCCTTCCTTACCTGA
- the LOC101211389 gene encoding sugar carrier protein C, giving the protein MPAVAAIVPGDTKKEYPGNLTPFVTVTCIVAAMGGLIFGYDIGISGGVTSMDSFLEKFFPDVYRKKNLMATRNQYCKYDSPTLTMFTSSLYLAALLASLVASTVTRKFGRRLSMLFGGVLFCSGAIINGFAKAVWMLILGRVLLGFGIGFTNQSVPLYLSEMAPYKFRGALNIGFQLSVTVGILIANVLNYFFAKIKGGWGWRLSLGGAMVPALIITIGSLVLPDTPNSMIERGQIDEAKKKLRRVRGVEDVEEEFQDLVAASEASKQVEHPWTNLLQSKYRPHLTMAILIPFFQQFSGINVIMFYAPVLFNTIGFKSDASLMSAVITGSVNVAATIVSIYGVDKWGRRFLFIEGGIQMLICQAVVTAAIGAKFGVSGIAENLPQWYAVVVVLFICIYVAGFAWSWGPLGWLVPSEIFPLEIRSAAQSINVSVNMIFTFAIAQVFLMMLCHMKFGLFIFFAFWVCVMTTFIYFFLPETKGIPIEEMSKVWKTHWYWSRFVTDNNFQIGALEMGKGGGGGGGDQIIKTV; this is encoded by the exons TAACATGCATTGTCGCTGCTATGGGTGGCTTGATTTTCGGTTACGATATTGGAATTTCAG gTGGTGTGACGTCCATGGACTCATTTCTGGAGAAGTTTTTTCCGGATGTGTACCGGAAAAAGAATTTGATGGCAACCCGAAACCAATACTGTAAATACGATAGTCCAACTTTGACGATGTTCACGTCGTCGTTGTACTTAGCTGCGCTGCTTGCCTCACTCGTAGCCTCGACGGTGACACGTAAGTTCGGTCGTAGGCTGTCGATGCTCTTCGGGGGCGTTTTGTTCTGTAGTGGTGCCATCATTAATGGCTTTGCTAAAGCCGTTTGGATGCTCATTCttggtcgggttttgcttggTTTTGGTATTGGATTTACAAATCAG TCAGTGCCGCTATACTTGTCGGAAATGGCTCCATACAAATTCAGGGGAGCATTGAACATTGGGTTTCAATTATCAGTGACTGTGGGGATTCTAATAGCCAATGTTCTAAATTACTTCTTCGCAAAGATAAAGGGTGGTTGGGGATGGAGACTGAGCTTGGGTGGAGCAATGGTTCCGGCCTTAATAATCACCATTGGATCATTGGTTCTTCCAGATACCCCAAATTCAATGATCGAGAGAGGCCAAATTGATGAAGCCAAAAAGAAACTCAGAAGAGTACGTGGAGTTgaagatgttgaagaagaatttCAAGATTTAGTTGCAGCCAGTGAAGCCTCTAAACAAGTAGAACATCCATGGACAAATTTGCTACAAAGCAAATACAGACCTCACCTCACAATGGCTATATTGATTCCTTTCTTCCAACAATTTTCCGGCATCAACGTCATCATGTTCTACGCTCCTGTATTGTTCAACACCATCGGTTTCAAATCCGACGCGTCCTTAATGTCTGCTGTAATCACTGGCTCTGTTAATGTCGCTGCCACAATCGTTTCGATTTACGGCGTCGACAAATGGGGTCGAAGATTCCTTTTCATTGAAGGTGGCATTCAAATGCTTATTTGTCAG GCGGTTGTAACTGCGGCAATTGGAGCTAAATTTGGAGTGAGTGGAATAGCGGAGAATTTGCCCCAGTGGTATGCAGTTGTGGTGGTGCTATTCATATGTATCTATGTAGCTGGTTTCGCGTGGTCATGGGGACCTTTGGGATGGTTGGTTCCAAGTGAGATATTTCCTTTGGAAATTCGTTCGGCTGCTCAAAGTATCAATGTATCTGTAAACATGATCTTCACATTTGCAATAGCGCAAGTGTTCTTGATGATGTTATGCCACATGAAGTTCGGActgttcattttctttgcgTTTTGGGTGTGTGTGATGACCACATTCATCTACTTCTTCTTGCCAGAAACAAAAGGAATTCCAATAGAAGAAATGAGTAAAGTGTGGAAGACACATTGGTATTGGTCAAGATTCGTGACCGATAACAACTTCCAAATTGGAGCCTTGGAGATGGGgaaaggaggaggaggaggaggaggagatcAAATCATTAAGacagtttaa